In one window of Blastopirellula marina DNA:
- a CDS encoding tetratricopeptide repeat protein has translation MTKRFWIIAPFLSFTLLIGLIGSNTRQAWAANCEPTDGENRPSIEELVGPLDKNPQEKTPDEVKAEQEQTDAQRREKQVRELRQAEIDRLTAKLQTSLDDPNLWLTRARIRAEIDQREGAISDLTQFMKRKGKSAEQLAQRGKLYYSLNQFDEAEADLNEAVQLEPDNTEMLYARGKLYIDQWKTQEAYRDFSKVIAIEPRHKMARFNRGYLLMGVKGSYGNYRQALEDLKIVVDIDPDWVLARYHYVRVLHSLGKSEEVIRHATFVLWHEPDSECMYSYRSAAYRFLDKFDLALSDATKYMEFNPRAESRIGMRAAIYTRMGEHEKAIDDWKTYLKIKPNSVDGYDNLIESYKALKRYDDALAVYDKVMELEPNNSDWPRFRGMLKGDVGDFQGALADLTTSIEMGGNNYDNRANIYDDMGEYAKAWADRVYQTYAVKAFVGKTIEYEQELADEEKVLAALVEQQINLLQTGKRLTRSKSLWPHNKHSAWGGYWLRGLTSLVTSDNAETQKLGVQGFRDFVDNLRACPLPPEETQTAVDALNKLAAGDQPEPIKKEASILAKDLAVLQVANDPQTEAWQPGSLYFKTFTIEKDEQGRSTEFRQFDMGWLERKKGSGENRFREIRRTPQFIEMYALDRALWVRLEVDQAKWSFDRENWKLIGKGEITQR, from the coding sequence ATGACGAAACGCTTCTGGATTATTGCACCGTTTCTTTCCTTCACTCTTCTTATTGGTCTTATTGGCAGCAACACTCGCCAGGCCTGGGCAGCCAATTGCGAACCGACCGATGGCGAGAATCGGCCTTCGATTGAAGAGCTGGTCGGGCCGCTGGACAAGAATCCGCAAGAGAAAACGCCGGATGAAGTCAAAGCAGAACAAGAGCAAACGGACGCCCAGCGGCGAGAAAAGCAGGTTCGCGAACTTCGCCAGGCCGAGATCGATCGCCTGACGGCCAAATTGCAGACCTCGCTCGACGATCCGAACTTGTGGCTGACACGGGCCAGAATCCGAGCCGAGATCGACCAGCGCGAAGGAGCAATCAGCGACCTGACGCAGTTCATGAAGCGGAAAGGGAAATCGGCCGAACAACTGGCCCAGCGGGGCAAGCTGTATTACAGCCTGAATCAGTTCGACGAAGCCGAAGCGGATTTGAACGAAGCAGTACAGTTGGAACCAGATAACACGGAAATGTTGTACGCGCGAGGCAAGCTGTATATCGATCAATGGAAGACCCAGGAAGCGTACCGTGATTTCTCGAAGGTCATTGCCATAGAGCCTCGCCACAAGATGGCCCGCTTTAACCGTGGCTATTTGCTGATGGGCGTGAAAGGGTCTTACGGAAATTATCGCCAAGCCCTCGAGGATTTGAAAATCGTGGTCGACATCGATCCCGACTGGGTTCTAGCCCGCTATCACTACGTGCGAGTGCTGCACTCCCTTGGTAAGAGCGAGGAGGTCATTCGCCACGCAACCTTCGTATTGTGGCACGAACCCGACTCCGAGTGCATGTATTCATATCGAAGTGCGGCTTATCGATTTCTCGACAAGTTCGACCTGGCCTTGAGCGACGCGACCAAGTACATGGAATTCAACCCTCGCGCGGAATCGCGAATCGGTATGAGAGCGGCGATCTACACGCGGATGGGCGAGCACGAAAAGGCGATTGACGACTGGAAGACCTACCTGAAAATCAAACCCAACAGCGTTGACGGGTATGACAACCTGATCGAGTCGTACAAGGCGCTCAAGCGCTACGACGATGCGCTGGCTGTCTACGACAAGGTCATGGAACTCGAGCCCAACAACTCCGACTGGCCACGTTTCCGCGGGATGCTGAAAGGGGACGTCGGCGACTTCCAAGGAGCGCTCGCCGACCTGACAACCTCCATCGAAATGGGTGGCAACAACTACGACAATCGGGCCAACATCTACGACGATATGGGAGAATACGCCAAGGCCTGGGCGGATCGTGTCTATCAGACGTACGCCGTAAAAGCATTCGTAGGTAAAACAATAGAGTACGAACAGGAACTGGCTGACGAAGAAAAAGTGCTTGCCGCCCTTGTCGAGCAGCAAATCAACCTGCTGCAAACAGGCAAGCGACTAACGCGAAGCAAATCGCTCTGGCCGCACAACAAGCATTCGGCCTGGGGAGGGTATTGGCTCCGCGGGCTCACCTCGCTGGTCACCAGCGATAATGCTGAGACGCAGAAGCTTGGCGTCCAAGGCTTTCGCGATTTTGTCGATAACTTGCGGGCCTGCCCCCTCCCACCGGAAGAGACCCAGACCGCAGTCGATGCGTTAAACAAGCTTGCTGCGGGTGATCAACCCGAGCCAATCAAGAAAGAGGCCAGCATCCTGGCCAAAGACCTGGCCGTATTGCAGGTCGCCAACGACCCTCAAACCGAAGCCTGGCAGCCAGGTAGCTTGTACTTCAAAACGTTTACGATTGAGAAGGATGAACAAGGTCGTTCCACCGAGTTCCGACAATTCGACATGGGGTGGCTTGAACGCAAGAAAGGAAGCGGCGAGAATCGCTTCCGCGAAATTCGCCGCACGCCCCAGTTCATCGAAATGTATGCCCTCGATCGAGCCCTTTGGGTCCGCCTGGAAGTCGATCAGGCCAAGTGGTCTTTCGATCGCGAGAATTGGAAGCTGATCGGCAAGGGAGAGATTACTCAGCGGTAG
- a CDS encoding P-loop NTPase fold protein — translation MPENQISKFEEFAKKHPQTTALSDHPLGAEHEWLDRFNFPFQLGAIYDIIRSNDTKTPLSIGIYGDWGTGKTSAMKWLDGLLGVWNENLPNGQAKVIPVWFYPWKYQTRDDVWRGIVAEVIIATMNVEHASPERVFFAVKRFGAFLGRSFVRALSTLKVKAKDPTGVFEGEAACQPLEKILEDYQDLNHPERALLNRFEQMLTNWVRESLANNERIVLFVDDLDRCLPEVTLEVLEAIKLYLNIPGLIFVVGLDRSVVESVVVRHYDTQGVGEEKAREYLAKMFQVDVNLFRMQHDIENFLSELLERFSAYKEHVSSDAKNIFSKCFVQFSGDSPREVKRVINAAMIAARGWTIFDMGEGEDSLTFEEGLQRHFIRLQLTKNGEGRLLSRSDGNEFLHAWSVIVSNPAFPKGLTEENFQSSSDSLDVADREEFVEQGIPGEREYAELWVKYASYRCLLKDKFLGDILSVCEFRTTGELISQESRTPSVRVSGRQHVMILCSSSNISQAKEIDAYLHRRGCSTYGMKFELDRKYESRKEFAERVSVIIEQIKAKRKGRPVHEFGMVLIVDRELARDENWELVKKVVDDCSLMNIRMVGVINDDVDDECIADLQGNCVGLYIGFDNDSAAFEAGVDLFDMGR, via the coding sequence ATGCCAGAAAACCAGATATCGAAATTCGAAGAGTTTGCGAAGAAGCATCCGCAAACGACGGCACTGTCGGATCATCCTCTTGGGGCGGAGCATGAATGGCTAGATCGCTTTAACTTCCCATTTCAGCTTGGCGCAATCTACGACATTATTCGAAGTAACGACACCAAGACGCCGCTGTCTATCGGGATTTACGGAGACTGGGGAACAGGCAAGACATCGGCAATGAAGTGGCTCGATGGTCTTTTGGGTGTTTGGAACGAGAACCTCCCTAATGGACAGGCCAAGGTAATTCCGGTTTGGTTTTATCCGTGGAAGTATCAAACACGTGATGACGTATGGCGAGGAATAGTTGCCGAAGTCATCATTGCGACGATGAATGTTGAGCATGCTTCGCCGGAGCGAGTGTTCTTTGCGGTCAAGCGATTTGGTGCCTTTCTGGGAAGGTCGTTTGTACGTGCACTCTCAACGCTGAAAGTCAAGGCAAAGGATCCAACGGGTGTATTCGAGGGTGAAGCAGCATGTCAGCCGCTCGAAAAGATATTGGAAGATTATCAAGACTTGAATCATCCCGAGCGTGCTTTGCTCAATCGTTTCGAGCAGATGCTCACGAACTGGGTTAGAGAGAGTCTTGCTAACAATGAGCGAATCGTTTTATTTGTCGATGATCTAGACCGTTGTCTTCCTGAGGTTACGCTTGAAGTCTTGGAAGCGATAAAGCTTTACCTCAATATTCCTGGCCTGATATTTGTTGTTGGTCTTGATCGGTCGGTTGTTGAGTCGGTAGTCGTAAGGCATTACGACACTCAAGGGGTCGGAGAAGAAAAGGCCCGAGAATACTTGGCTAAAATGTTCCAGGTTGATGTCAATCTTTTCAGAATGCAACATGACATCGAAAACTTTCTTAGTGAGTTGCTCGAGCGGTTTTCGGCTTACAAGGAGCATGTTTCATCGGATGCAAAAAACATATTCAGCAAATGCTTTGTGCAGTTTTCAGGCGATAGTCCGCGTGAGGTAAAAAGGGTGATTAATGCGGCGATGATTGCTGCTCGCGGTTGGACAATTTTTGACATGGGTGAAGGTGAGGATTCATTGACCTTCGAGGAGGGGCTGCAGCGGCATTTCATAAGGCTGCAACTTACCAAGAACGGGGAAGGTCGGTTGCTATCGAGAAGTGACGGTAACGAATTCCTACATGCCTGGTCTGTAATTGTGTCGAATCCGGCGTTCCCGAAAGGTTTGACGGAAGAGAATTTTCAGTCGTCGTCTGACTCGCTTGATGTTGCCGATCGTGAGGAATTCGTGGAGCAAGGGATTCCCGGTGAAAGGGAGTATGCGGAGCTGTGGGTTAAGTACGCAAGTTATCGCTGCCTTCTGAAGGATAAGTTTCTCGGAGATATCCTAAGCGTATGCGAGTTCCGGACAACGGGAGAACTAATTTCCCAAGAATCACGCACGCCTTCCGTTCGCGTGAGTGGCAGGCAACATGTAATGATCTTGTGTTCGTCCAGCAACATAAGTCAAGCCAAGGAGATCGACGCCTACTTACATCGGCGAGGTTGTTCAACTTACGGAATGAAGTTTGAGTTGGATAGGAAGTATGAATCTCGCAAAGAATTTGCGGAGAGGGTCAGTGTTATAATTGAGCAGATCAAAGCAAAGAGAAAGGGACGTCCTGTTCATGAGTTTGGCATGGTGTTGATCGTTGACCGAGAGTTAGCAAGAGATGAGAATTGGGAACTTGTGAAGAAGGTCGTAGATGACTGCTCGTTGATGAATATTCGAATGGTCGGCGTCATAAATGATGATGTAGATGATGAGTGTATAGCGGACCTTCAAGGGAATTGTGTTGGTTTGTACATTGGTTTTGATAATGACTCCGCTGCATTCGAGGCGGGGGTGGACCTATTCGATATGGGTAGATGA
- a CDS encoding VIT domain-containing protein gives MTRTALLATSFLTVLCLAFSASIASAQGVIVIHHPHPHPLPRPIPRPMPTPQPELSYKISKLELNANIKDQVAQVQVAQEFTNTGSRQMEVSFLFPLPYDGAIDSLTLMVDGKEFPAKLLPKDKAREVYESIVRSNKDPALLEWTGTGMFQTSVFPVPAGASREVNITYTQLLKKDGRLTDFLFPLSTAKYTDRPVEKVKVRLAIEASQKLKSIYSPTHEVDIQRNGNKRAVVKFEKENYIPSNDFRLFFESNNQKLSASVLSYRPDKHGEGFFLMLASPPPRDDAAEAVKKTVLFVVDRSGSMSGEKMDQAREAAKYVLNHLNEKDLFNIIAYDSDVESFKPELQSAGKESISEAIGFVDGLYAGGSTNIDGALSAAMKMVQEDDRPCYILFLSDGRPTHGETNEMKIVENAKSHNNYDARMINFGVGFDVNSRLMDRLSREIKGQSQYVRPDEDLEEHVARLYRKINAPVMTNVKIKFDLEEGGQNFVNRLLPKEVVDLFDGEQLVQVGRYKKAGKAKITITGTVNGEQEKFDFPAEFVSESNDQSNAFVEKLWAIRRIGEIIDEMDLHGQNDELMTELVKLSTDHGILTPYTSFLADENQSVRELADARFGGANSLSRLRAETEKLAETSGRSAFLQRGFKQRFQNAQNAPAAESAPALKAAADQASSASGLATGAGGYGGLGMAVQDTETDEYKVVDSVRNVGNKTLFFRENMWMDEESAVKLTRNKSEIVEIKRFSKEYFDLVAKNTKEENQVLSQQRANETLMVWLRGKNYLIK, from the coding sequence ATGACTCGGACAGCACTTCTCGCAACTTCTTTTCTGACAGTACTTTGTCTCGCATTTTCGGCCAGCATCGCGTCGGCTCAGGGGGTGATCGTGATCCATCACCCGCACCCGCATCCGTTGCCGCGCCCGATTCCAAGGCCGATGCCGACACCCCAGCCTGAGCTTTCGTACAAGATCTCGAAGCTGGAATTGAACGCGAACATTAAAGACCAAGTCGCGCAAGTGCAAGTGGCCCAGGAGTTTACCAACACCGGCAGCCGCCAGATGGAGGTCTCGTTCCTCTTTCCTCTACCGTACGACGGGGCGATCGACAGCCTGACGCTGATGGTCGACGGCAAGGAATTCCCGGCGAAGCTGCTTCCCAAGGATAAGGCCCGCGAGGTTTACGAATCGATCGTTCGCTCGAACAAAGACCCGGCCCTGTTGGAATGGACCGGTACCGGTATGTTCCAGACAAGCGTCTTCCCAGTTCCGGCCGGGGCGAGCCGGGAAGTGAACATCACCTATACGCAGCTGCTAAAGAAGGATGGCCGGCTGACCGACTTCCTCTTCCCACTGTCGACGGCCAAGTACACCGACCGACCGGTCGAGAAGGTCAAGGTTCGCCTGGCCATTGAAGCGAGCCAGAAGCTGAAGAGTATCTACAGCCCCACGCACGAGGTCGACATCCAGCGGAACGGCAACAAGCGGGCCGTCGTCAAGTTCGAGAAAGAGAACTACATCCCCAGCAACGACTTCCGTTTGTTCTTCGAGAGCAACAATCAGAAGCTCTCGGCCAGCGTGCTTAGCTACCGCCCTGACAAGCACGGGGAAGGCTTCTTCCTGATGCTCGCATCGCCACCTCCGCGTGACGACGCGGCAGAAGCGGTGAAGAAGACGGTGCTATTTGTGGTCGATCGCTCTGGCAGTATGAGCGGCGAAAAGATGGACCAGGCACGCGAGGCCGCTAAGTACGTGCTGAACCATTTGAACGAGAAAGACCTGTTCAACATCATCGCCTACGACAGCGATGTCGAGAGCTTCAAGCCGGAACTTCAGAGCGCCGGCAAAGAGAGCATCTCGGAAGCAATTGGCTTTGTCGATGGTTTGTACGCAGGCGGAAGCACGAACATCGACGGCGCGCTATCAGCGGCCATGAAAATGGTGCAAGAGGACGACCGGCCATGCTATATCTTGTTCCTCTCCGACGGTCGCCCAACGCATGGCGAAACGAATGAGATGAAGATTGTCGAGAACGCCAAGAGCCACAACAACTACGATGCGCGGATGATTAACTTCGGAGTTGGCTTCGACGTCAACAGCCGCCTGATGGACCGGCTTTCACGTGAGATCAAAGGACAAAGCCAGTACGTGCGTCCTGATGAAGATTTGGAAGAACACGTCGCTCGGCTGTACCGCAAGATCAACGCCCCGGTGATGACCAACGTGAAGATCAAGTTCGACCTGGAAGAGGGCGGACAGAACTTTGTCAATCGCCTGCTGCCCAAGGAAGTGGTCGATCTGTTTGACGGCGAGCAGTTGGTTCAAGTGGGACGGTACAAGAAGGCAGGCAAGGCCAAGATCACCATTACTGGGACAGTGAACGGCGAGCAGGAGAAGTTCGACTTCCCAGCAGAATTCGTCAGCGAGAGCAACGACCAGTCGAACGCATTCGTCGAGAAGCTGTGGGCCATTCGCCGGATCGGTGAGATCATCGACGAGATGGACCTGCACGGCCAGAACGACGAGTTGATGACGGAACTGGTGAAGCTTTCCACCGATCACGGTATCTTGACGCCATACACCAGCTTCCTGGCTGACGAGAACCAATCGGTCCGAGAGCTGGCCGACGCTCGCTTCGGCGGAGCGAACAGCCTGAGCCGGTTGCGAGCCGAAACCGAGAAGCTGGCCGAAACGTCGGGACGGTCCGCGTTCCTGCAGCGCGGCTTCAAGCAGCGATTCCAGAACGCTCAGAATGCTCCGGCGGCGGAGTCTGCCCCTGCTTTAAAGGCGGCAGCAGACCAAGCAAGTTCGGCCAGCGGACTGGCAACTGGTGCCGGTGGTTATGGAGGCCTGGGCATGGCCGTTCAGGATACGGAAACGGATGAATACAAGGTGGTCGATTCGGTTCGGAACGTCGGCAACAAGACCCTCTTCTTCCGCGAAAATATGTGGATGGACGAAGAGTCAGCGGTCAAGCTGACCAGGAACAAGTCTGAGATCGTCGAGATCAAGCGGTTCAGCAAAGAGTACTTCGACCTGGTGGCCAAGAACACCAAGGAGGAGAACCAGGTGCTATCACAGCAGCGGGCCAACGAGACACTGATGGTCTGGCTGCGGGGGAAGAACTACCTGATCAAATAA